In Salinigranum marinum, one DNA window encodes the following:
- a CDS encoding poly(R)-hydroxyalkanoic acid synthase subunit produces the protein MTDADAMESFFEQMSQTYTDAIKRNVDAQAAFADSWMESMEEALSEERLDDASEGAVRAYEAWMDAAEASYERVGDALEGEDVDPEEFRDIWLNAANKAFKESMSTTAFAAATGQNVEDVLDFQEQLNEAAEQTLHGMGFATTGDVREVGERLVEIERRQHAIEEKLDRLLDE, from the coding sequence ATGACAGACGCAGACGCGATGGAGTCGTTCTTCGAACAGATGTCGCAGACGTACACGGACGCGATCAAACGAAACGTGGACGCCCAGGCCGCCTTCGCCGACTCCTGGATGGAGTCGATGGAGGAGGCCCTCTCCGAGGAACGGCTCGACGACGCCTCCGAGGGTGCGGTCCGCGCGTACGAGGCGTGGATGGACGCCGCGGAGGCGTCCTACGAGCGCGTCGGCGACGCGCTCGAAGGCGAAGACGTCGATCCCGAGGAGTTCCGCGACATCTGGCTCAACGCCGCGAACAAGGCGTTCAAGGAGTCGATGTCGACGACCGCGTTCGCCGCCGCGACCGGCCAGAACGTCGAGGACGTCCTCGATTTCCAAGAACAGCTGAACGAAGCCGCCGAGCAGACCCTCCACGGGATGGGCTTTGCGACAACGGGTGACGTCCGAGAGGTGGGTGAACGGCTCGTCGAGATCGAGCGTCGCCAGCACGCCATCGAGGAGAAACTCGACCGGCTCCTAGACGAATGA
- the phaC gene encoding class III poly(R)-hydroxyalkanoic acid synthase subunit PhaC: MNPFTAPFEAQRKMLESWTEAVETADAAPDGLERMASVEVGQTPSEVVYEENKLKLLRYDAEAAGIDPEETHDVPILVVYALINRPYILDLQPDRSVVRRLLEAGFDVYLIDWGEPSMLDQSLTLDDYVNRYVDNCVDVVADRAGVDAINLLGYCMGGTMSVMYASHHPEKVRNLGLMAAGLCFAGTGGILEEWGDEEYYSPRDVTGAFGNVPAEFLDVGFALMDPVNNYVAKYTTLYDNLDDEDFVQNFARMERWLSDGIDLAGSTYVQFLEDVYQENKLYRNELELDGKHVDLGEINMPVLQVIGQYDHLIPPEASRPFNDQVPSGDTTIMEESTGHIGLSVSGKSHANLWPNVAEWFAERSVLDVDDAVDIEIEAPDDERAEEAAEADTDAGDGADGGEEDAFDDTDLDQVRGVGPAYAERLREAGVGTVSELAAADPETLADRVDVAPSRIADWVDHAGELTS, from the coding sequence ATGAACCCCTTCACCGCACCGTTCGAGGCGCAGCGGAAGATGCTCGAATCGTGGACCGAGGCCGTCGAGACGGCCGACGCCGCCCCCGACGGGCTCGAACGAATGGCCTCGGTGGAAGTCGGGCAGACCCCGAGTGAGGTCGTCTACGAGGAGAACAAGCTCAAACTGCTCCGCTACGACGCCGAGGCGGCCGGCATCGACCCCGAGGAGACTCACGACGTGCCGATCCTCGTCGTCTACGCGCTCATCAACCGGCCGTACATCCTCGACCTCCAGCCCGACCGGTCGGTGGTTCGCCGCCTGCTCGAGGCGGGCTTCGACGTCTACCTCATCGACTGGGGCGAGCCGTCGATGCTCGACCAGTCGCTGACGCTCGACGACTACGTCAACCGCTACGTCGACAACTGCGTCGACGTCGTCGCCGACCGCGCTGGCGTCGACGCGATCAATCTCCTGGGCTACTGCATGGGCGGGACGATGAGCGTCATGTATGCCTCGCACCACCCCGAAAAAGTGCGGAACCTGGGCCTGATGGCCGCCGGCCTCTGCTTCGCCGGCACCGGCGGTATCCTCGAAGAGTGGGGCGACGAGGAGTACTACTCGCCGCGCGACGTCACCGGCGCGTTCGGTAACGTCCCCGCGGAGTTCCTCGACGTCGGCTTCGCGCTCATGGACCCCGTCAACAACTACGTCGCGAAGTACACCACGCTGTACGACAACCTCGACGACGAGGACTTCGTCCAGAACTTCGCCCGGATGGAGCGGTGGCTCTCCGACGGCATCGATCTCGCAGGCTCGACGTACGTCCAGTTCCTCGAGGACGTCTACCAAGAGAACAAACTGTACCGGAACGAACTCGAACTCGACGGGAAACACGTCGATCTGGGCGAGATCAACATGCCCGTCCTCCAGGTCATCGGCCAGTACGACCACCTCATCCCGCCGGAGGCGTCCCGCCCGTTCAACGATCAGGTGCCGAGCGGCGACACGACGATCATGGAGGAGTCGACCGGACACATCGGCCTGTCGGTGTCGGGCAAGTCCCACGCGAACCTCTGGCCGAACGTCGCCGAGTGGTTCGCCGAGCGCTCCGTGCTCGACGTGGACGACGCGGTCGACATCGAGATCGAGGCTCCGGACGACGAGCGCGCCGAGGAGGCCGCCGAGGCCGACACGGACGCCGGAGACGGTGCCGACGGAGGCGAGGAGGACGCTTTCGACGACACGGACCTCGACCAGGTCCGCGGCGTCGGCCCCGCGTACGCCGAGCGGTTGCGTGAGGCGGGCGTTGGAACCGTCTCCGAACTCGCCGCGGCCGACCCCGAGACGCTCGCCGACCGCGTCGACGTCGCCCCCTCGCGGATCGCCGACTGGGTCGACCACGCGGGCGAACTCACCTCCTGA
- a CDS encoding beta-ketoacyl-ACP reductase, with amino-acid sequence MKLEDRTCVITGASRGIGRGIAEEMAGEGANVVVNYRSSADEARDVVDTIRDAGGDAIAAQADVTDYEAVGAMREEVVDAFGPADILINNAGITKDTSFARMSPEEWKTVIDVNLNGTFNATKVFFDDIKQSDQGRLINISSIVGKQGNFGQANYATAKSGIFGFTRTIALELAPSGSTSNSVAPGFTRTDMLADVREDIQERILEEIPMGRFAEVEDVSHIVKFLASEEASYITGEVIDVNGAMDL; translated from the coding sequence ATGAAACTCGAAGACAGAACCTGTGTCATCACGGGCGCATCGAGGGGGATCGGCCGCGGGATCGCCGAGGAGATGGCGGGCGAGGGGGCAAACGTCGTCGTCAACTATCGATCCTCGGCCGACGAAGCACGGGACGTCGTCGACACCATCCGCGACGCCGGCGGCGACGCCATCGCGGCGCAAGCCGACGTCACGGACTACGAGGCCGTCGGAGCGATGCGTGAGGAGGTCGTCGACGCCTTCGGGCCGGCGGATATCCTCATCAACAACGCCGGCATCACGAAGGACACGTCGTTCGCGCGCATGAGTCCCGAGGAGTGGAAGACGGTCATCGACGTCAACCTCAACGGGACGTTCAACGCGACCAAGGTGTTCTTCGACGACATCAAGCAGTCGGACCAGGGGCGGCTCATCAACATCTCCTCCATCGTCGGCAAGCAGGGGAACTTCGGCCAGGCGAACTACGCGACCGCGAAGTCGGGCATCTTCGGGTTCACACGCACGATCGCCCTCGAACTCGCCCCGTCGGGGTCGACCTCCAACTCGGTCGCACCGGGCTTTACCCGCACGGATATGCTCGCGGACGTCCGTGAGGACATCCAAGAGCGTATCCTCGAAGAGATCCCGATGGGGCGCTTCGCCGAGGTTGAGGACGTCTCGCACATCGTCAAGTTCCTCGCCAGCGAGGAGGCCTCCTACATCACCGGCGAGGTCATCGACGTCAACGGAGCGATGGACCTCTGA
- a CDS encoding TrmB family transcriptional regulator — protein MSQQLLTRTDGETTTLPSELESTSSKLVYLYLRTTGECTVEDLQASLDMKKISLYPLLKSLSKKGLVDCEGETYSLA, from the coding sequence ATGAGCCAACAACTCCTCACCCGCACTGACGGGGAGACGACCACCCTGCCGAGCGAACTCGAATCCACGTCCTCGAAACTCGTCTACCTCTATCTCCGGACCACGGGCGAGTGCACCGTCGAAGACCTGCAGGCGTCGTTGGACATGAAGAAGATCTCGCTGTACCCGCTCCTGAAGAGCCTCTCGAAGAAGGGCCTCGTCGACTGCGAAGGCGAGACGTACTCCCTGGCCTGA
- a CDS encoding DUF7547 family protein has protein sequence MSRDRDPDDLAALLGDLRTTLDELERTIDTDARTDRRRPRSRDPPRGSDVVRFTEEYTIPTVIAILETTIQSLELLRGVLRLVDPERGFPTDRRGGDRFDGVDGRVVQGAERAVEDLRRALTGTEEPADPVARDVLGDARGLTAEIESLLAEARGDADASRAESASRRSRTGRRDDRESVVIPVDDETDAGRTDDRQTDDHSDDEAGDDAGVEIDVDAELESIRDEVHGESTAVDGAEADDEGDGENGTENEV, from the coding sequence ATGAGCCGCGACCGCGACCCTGACGACCTCGCCGCCCTTCTCGGTGACCTCCGCACGACGCTCGACGAACTCGAGCGCACGATCGACACCGACGCCCGAACGGACCGCCGACGGCCGCGGTCGCGCGACCCGCCCCGCGGGAGCGACGTCGTCCGGTTCACCGAGGAGTACACCATTCCGACGGTCATTGCGATCCTCGAAACGACGATCCAGTCGCTCGAACTGCTGCGTGGCGTCCTCCGACTGGTCGACCCCGAACGCGGGTTCCCCACCGACCGACGCGGCGGCGACCGGTTCGACGGCGTCGACGGACGCGTGGTCCAGGGGGCCGAACGGGCGGTCGAGGACCTCCGGCGGGCGCTCACGGGCACCGAAGAGCCCGCCGACCCGGTCGCCCGTGACGTGCTCGGCGACGCGCGGGGGCTCACCGCCGAGATCGAGTCGCTCCTCGCCGAGGCGCGCGGGGACGCGGACGCCTCGCGCGCGGAGTCGGCGTCGCGACGCTCGCGAACGGGACGACGGGACGACCGCGAAAGCGTGGTCATTCCGGTCGACGACGAGACCGACGCCGGTCGAACGGACGACCGACAGACCGATGACCATTCTGACGACGAAGCCGGCGACGACGCGGGCGTCGAGATCGACGTGGACGCAGAGCTTGAGTCGATACGGGACGAGGTACACGGCGAGTCGACGGCGGTCGACGGCGCCGAGGCCGACGACGAGGGCGACGGCGAGAACGGAACCGAAAACGAGGTGTGA
- a CDS encoding NADH:flavin oxidoreductase/NADH oxidase, whose product MTHSLFSSLGLRETTVPNRIGVSPMCQYSAVDGVATDWHLVHLGSRAVGGAGLVMTEATAVSAAGRISPEDLGIWTDEQADALARIVSFVRDQGSVPGIQLAHAGRKASKRRPWEGSTPVSVDEGGWEIVAPSETPWPYDDGDFAPVRALSRAAIDGVVDDFAAAAERALEAGFLVAEVHAAHGYLLHQFLSPVTNRRDDAYGGDFEGRSRLVREVTAAVREVWPDDRPLFVRVSATDWLPDRPSWTVDDTVRLAARLQDLGVDLVDVSSGGIHPDQRLPDTGPGYQVPLAERVRTDADVPVAAVGAITNPRHADALVRNERADVVLLGREHLRDPYFAHHAARDLGNDAAWPPQYRRASR is encoded by the coding sequence ATGACTCACTCGCTGTTCTCCTCGCTCGGCCTGCGGGAGACGACGGTTCCGAACCGGATCGGCGTTTCACCGATGTGTCAGTACTCCGCCGTCGACGGCGTGGCGACGGACTGGCACCTCGTCCACCTCGGGAGCCGTGCCGTCGGCGGGGCGGGGCTCGTGATGACCGAGGCGACGGCTGTCTCCGCCGCGGGACGCATCTCGCCGGAGGACCTCGGCATCTGGACCGACGAACAGGCCGACGCGCTGGCACGGATCGTCTCGTTCGTCCGCGACCAGGGATCAGTCCCGGGGATCCAACTGGCACACGCGGGGCGGAAGGCCAGCAAACGCCGCCCCTGGGAGGGGTCCACGCCGGTCTCCGTCGACGAGGGCGGGTGGGAGATCGTCGCTCCCAGCGAGACGCCGTGGCCGTACGACGACGGCGACTTCGCGCCCGTTCGTGCGCTCTCCAGGGCTGCGATCGACGGCGTCGTCGACGACTTCGCCGCGGCCGCCGAACGCGCGCTCGAGGCCGGCTTCCTCGTCGCCGAAGTTCACGCCGCCCACGGCTACTTGCTCCACCAGTTCCTCTCGCCGGTCACGAACCGTCGCGACGACGCCTACGGCGGCGACTTCGAGGGACGCAGCCGCCTGGTGCGGGAAGTCACGGCGGCGGTCCGCGAGGTGTGGCCCGACGACCGACCCCTCTTCGTGCGCGTCTCTGCGACCGACTGGCTCCCCGACCGACCGTCGTGGACGGTCGACGACACGGTCCGCCTCGCGGCGCGGTTGCAGGACCTCGGCGTCGACCTCGTCGACGTGAGCAGTGGGGGGATCCACCCCGACCAGCGACTGCCCGACACGGGTCCGGGCTACCAGGTCCCGCTGGCCGAGCGCGTTCGGACCGATGCTGACGTGCCCGTCGCGGCCGTCGGTGCCATCACGAACCCGCGCCACGCGGACGCGCTCGTCCGGAACGAGCGGGCCGACGTCGTGCTCCTCGGCCGCGAGCACCTCCGCGACCCCTACTTCGCCCACCACGCCGCCCGCGATCTCGGGAACGACGCGGCGTGGCCCCCGCAGTACCGGCGCGCGAGTCGGTGA
- the dpsA gene encoding DNA starvation/stationary phase protection protein DpsA, whose product MSTQETVRQRADTVEGSEALRIDADRAEQLVDALNTDLAATYVLYHQLKKHHWVVEGAEFRDLHLFLGEAAEEAEEFADELAERAQALGGVPVTGGKRLEERAPVDPEGGDVYDIRTSLENDMAMYGDIIETLRDHVDLAQNLGDHATAHMLRENLIEVEEAAHHIEHYLEDDSLVLEETTH is encoded by the coding sequence ATGAGCACACAGGAGACCGTCCGACAGCGCGCGGACACCGTTGAGGGAAGCGAGGCACTCCGTATCGACGCCGACCGCGCCGAACAGCTCGTCGACGCGCTCAACACCGACCTCGCGGCGACGTACGTCCTCTACCACCAGCTGAAGAAGCATCACTGGGTCGTCGAGGGGGCGGAGTTCCGCGACCTCCACCTCTTCTTGGGCGAGGCCGCCGAGGAGGCCGAGGAGTTCGCCGACGAACTCGCAGAGCGGGCGCAGGCGCTCGGCGGCGTTCCGGTCACGGGCGGCAAGCGCCTCGAAGAGCGTGCGCCCGTCGACCCCGAGGGCGGCGACGTGTACGACATCCGGACCTCCCTGGAGAACGACATGGCGATGTACGGCGACATCATCGAGACGCTCCGGGACCACGTCGACCTCGCACAGAACCTCGGTGACCACGCGACCGCGCACATGCTCCGGGAGAACCTGATCGAGGTCGAGGAGGCGGCCCACCACATCGAGCACTACCTCGAGGACGACTCGCTGGTCCTCGAAGAGACGACGCACTGA
- a CDS encoding HEAT repeat domain-containing protein translates to MSDGDDADDANEADEEPTAESLEDRLTAVEEELDAAESEDDLDAVEATLDGIAADIEAADLPEPDEDDEDADDPRADLEAAVEELRTTLDDQRGPYGEDIVAAIDDAKSTIEDTRWTEQGETEIADAVTEFVGSASDTLAGDVSAPDGDDQEALLSALDGVADAVDAAGFGADEDAEAIAALLEATDALSAGLDDAQEWDDLLVHEQLEAQGFYDCLGHYKDYPPEWSALKEWEKRGNVEMILLGLETFDSGFMEEHCLEAITRMGDPGAFDEMHARAQKRGKPAITALGKMGAGAEGAVETLLDYVDADSDAQLQKVTFKALGEIGSEEATQPLADKLVMENDKVRPYAARALGLIGDTRAVKPLTETLADDDSDKVRAAAAWALRQIGTESALEAAAEYTDDRVFTVQHEAELARETLDAAGTDAAATTA, encoded by the coding sequence ATGAGCGACGGGGACGACGCTGACGACGCGAACGAGGCGGACGAGGAGCCCACCGCGGAGAGCCTCGAAGACCGCCTGACCGCCGTCGAGGAAGAACTGGACGCCGCGGAGTCCGAGGACGACCTCGACGCGGTCGAAGCGACTCTCGACGGGATCGCGGCCGACATCGAGGCCGCGGACCTCCCGGAACCCGACGAGGACGACGAGGACGCGGACGATCCGCGCGCGGACCTCGAGGCGGCGGTCGAAGAGCTTCGGACGACGCTCGACGACCAGCGCGGACCGTACGGCGAGGACATCGTCGCGGCGATCGACGACGCGAAGTCGACGATCGAGGACACCCGGTGGACCGAGCAGGGCGAGACCGAGATCGCCGACGCGGTCACCGAGTTCGTCGGGTCCGCCTCGGACACCCTCGCTGGCGACGTGTCCGCCCCCGACGGCGACGACCAGGAGGCGCTGCTGTCGGCGCTCGATGGGGTCGCCGACGCGGTCGACGCCGCCGGCTTCGGCGCCGACGAGGACGCCGAGGCGATCGCCGCGTTGCTGGAGGCGACCGACGCGCTCTCGGCCGGACTCGACGACGCCCAGGAGTGGGACGACCTCCTCGTCCACGAACAGCTCGAAGCCCAGGGCTTCTACGACTGTCTCGGGCACTACAAGGACTACCCGCCCGAGTGGTCGGCGCTCAAAGAGTGGGAGAAGCGCGGCAACGTCGAGATGATCCTGCTCGGACTGGAGACGTTCGACTCGGGGTTCATGGAGGAGCACTGTCTCGAAGCGATCACGCGGATGGGTGACCCCGGGGCGTTCGACGAGATGCACGCCCGGGCCCAAAAGCGCGGGAAGCCCGCGATCACGGCGCTCGGGAAGATGGGCGCGGGTGCCGAAGGCGCCGTCGAGACCCTCCTCGACTACGTCGACGCCGACTCGGACGCACAGCTCCAGAAGGTGACGTTCAAGGCGCTGGGCGAGATCGGCTCCGAGGAGGCGACCCAGCCCCTCGCGGACAAGCTCGTCATGGAGAACGACAAGGTCCGGCCGTACGCCGCCCGCGCGCTCGGCCTTATCGGCGACACCCGCGCGGTGAAGCCCCTGACCGAGACGCTCGCCGACGACGACAGCGACAAGGTCCGCGCGGCCGCCGCGTGGGCGCTCCGGCAGATCGGCACCGAGTCGGCGCTGGAAGCGGCCGCCGAGTACACCGACGACCGCGTCTTCACCGTCCAGCACGAGGCCGAACTCGCGCGTGAGACGCTCGACGCCGCCGGCACCGACGCGGCCGCGACCACCGCCTGA
- a CDS encoding phospholipase D-like domain-containing protein translates to MSRTRPRLVAVALVAVVGTVPAATATTDTPRLEVVYPNPLADGDAGEFVVVSASHETTVTLSDGETRVEAHVPGGTVALSSAPTATRALTDHPVVGIEGLELANGGERLVLSVDGTVVDTVVYERAPDGERLVRDADGRRWLPLGYEPRPVVERGAAQATAFVLPDTPGVALETLRAADDRILLAGYTFTSERITGALVDAARRGVRVRVLVDDAPVGGLTTREARRLDRLARGGVEVRVIGGTGARFSYHHPKYAVVDHTALVLTENWKPSGTGGRSSRGWGVRVDSPALADDLAELFAADIAGRDVTSWTRFRRGRGFTESEPLSDRTFPTRHDPERLRTESIRLLTAPGNAEDAVVGVVDGSEDRVDVVQVSVERDHPFLISVFDAARRGVQVRILLSSAWYVREENEATAEWLNRRAAEENLPLEARLARPGDSYEKIHAKGVIADDTVLVGSLNWNRHSSRENREVVVALEDEAAAYYRGVFEADWRGGQGLGGDAGGLVPVAAVGVVAGAVLAWRRLRFEVRE, encoded by the coding sequence GTGTCCCGTACCCGCCCCAGGCTCGTCGCCGTCGCGCTCGTCGCCGTCGTCGGCACGGTCCCGGCCGCGACGGCGACCACCGACACCCCCCGGCTCGAGGTCGTCTACCCGAACCCGCTCGCCGACGGCGACGCGGGCGAGTTCGTCGTCGTCTCTGCATCCCACGAGACCACCGTCACGCTCTCGGACGGCGAGACGCGGGTCGAGGCGCACGTCCCCGGCGGGACAGTCGCCCTCTCGTCGGCACCGACCGCGACACGCGCGCTCACCGATCACCCCGTCGTCGGGATCGAGGGACTCGAACTGGCGAACGGTGGTGAGCGACTGGTCCTGTCCGTCGACGGGACGGTCGTCGACACCGTCGTCTACGAACGAGCGCCCGATGGGGAGCGACTCGTCCGCGACGCCGACGGTCGGCGGTGGCTGCCACTCGGCTACGAGCCGCGCCCGGTCGTCGAACGCGGTGCGGCCCAGGCGACGGCGTTCGTCCTCCCCGACACGCCCGGCGTGGCCCTCGAGACACTCCGGGCCGCCGACGACCGGATCCTCCTCGCGGGGTACACCTTCACCTCCGAGCGCATCACCGGGGCACTGGTCGACGCCGCCCGGCGTGGGGTCCGGGTTCGCGTCCTCGTGGACGACGCCCCCGTCGGCGGGCTCACCACCCGCGAGGCGCGGCGGCTCGACCGACTCGCCCGGGGCGGGGTAGAAGTCCGCGTTATCGGCGGCACCGGCGCGCGCTTCTCGTACCACCACCCCAAGTACGCCGTGGTCGACCACACGGCACTCGTCCTCACGGAGAACTGGAAGCCGTCGGGGACTGGCGGCCGCTCCAGTCGGGGGTGGGGCGTCAGGGTCGACTCGCCGGCGCTCGCCGACGACCTCGCGGAGCTGTTCGCTGCGGACATCGCTGGGCGGGACGTCACCTCGTGGACGCGTTTTCGGCGGGGACGGGGGTTCACCGAGAGCGAGCCGCTCTCGGACCGAACGTTCCCGACGCGTCACGACCCCGAGCGGCTCCGAACCGAGTCGATCCGACTGCTGACCGCGCCGGGCAACGCCGAGGACGCCGTCGTGGGCGTCGTCGACGGCTCCGAGGACCGCGTCGACGTGGTGCAGGTGTCGGTCGAGCGGGACCACCCGTTTCTCATCTCGGTGTTCGACGCCGCACGGCGGGGCGTCCAGGTGCGGATCCTGTTGTCGAGCGCGTGGTACGTCCGCGAGGAGAACGAAGCGACGGCCGAGTGGCTCAACCGCCGCGCCGCCGAGGAGAACCTCCCGCTGGAGGCGCGGCTCGCCCGCCCCGGGGACAGCTACGAGAAGATCCACGCCAAGGGGGTGATCGCCGACGACACGGTGCTGGTCGGAAGCCTCAATTGGAACCGCCATTCGAGTCGGGAGAACCGCGAGGTGGTCGTCGCGCTGGAGGATGAGGCGGCCGCGTACTACCGCGGGGTGTTCGAGGCGGACTGGCGCGGCGGCCAGGGGCTGGGTGGGGACGCCGGCGGACTCGTCCCGGTCGCGGCGGTTGGCGTCGTCGCGGGTGCGGTGCTCGCCTGGCGACGGTTGCGGTTCGAGGTGAGAGAGTAG
- a CDS encoding DHH family phosphoesterase: MTVENAGDSGADAGSSSDSRPTVYDLAPNCTVDEVDEGSYYHAVVNGVVDYGVFVDISDVVSGLIHESNLDRSYSVGDRLVVRLDEIRDNGDISFSVAGIDSYRTETVDHEPTITTITDLETGANATIEGEVAQIKQTAGPTVFRIVDQSGIVACAAFAEAGVRAHPEVELDDVVRISGTVEEHDGGAQIEVDDLDRLSGEAETAARERIEAALTERAAPHAVEPFVDWPAFESIHDELEDVARLLRRTVLEGRPIRVRHHADGDGMCAALPVQLALERFIERTHDDDDASRHLFKRLPSKAPFYEMEDVTRDLNFALEGRSRHGQKLPLLLMLDNGSTEEDVPAYRNLAHYDVPIAVVDHHHPDPEAVDPLLDAHVNPYLHGEDYRITTGMMCVELARMIDPSVTEELRHVPAVAGLSDRSKAEVMADYVALAEDEGYSREDLGAIGEALDYAAHWLRYSDGQSLVNDVLDVGCDDDARHEELVAFLSERAERDVDRQLEAADQHVEHERLANDAHLYRIDLDRFAHRFTYPAPGKTTGQLHDRKVQETGDPVITIGYGPDFAVLRSDGVRLDIPQMVAELNDEVVGGGVSGGGHLVVGSIKFVKGMREDVIDSLVEKMADAAIDDDLSSTAALDD, from the coding sequence ATGACTGTGGAAAACGCCGGGGATTCCGGCGCGGACGCGGGTTCGAGTTCGGACTCGCGGCCGACCGTCTACGATCTCGCTCCGAACTGTACCGTCGACGAAGTCGACGAAGGAAGCTACTACCACGCCGTGGTCAACGGCGTCGTCGACTACGGCGTCTTCGTCGACATCTCCGACGTCGTCTCCGGGCTGATCCACGAGTCGAACCTCGACCGCTCGTACAGCGTCGGCGACCGCCTCGTCGTCCGTCTCGACGAGATCCGCGACAACGGCGACATCTCCTTTTCAGTCGCCGGCATCGACTCCTACCGAACGGAGACGGTCGACCACGAACCGACGATCACGACGATCACCGACCTCGAAACCGGTGCGAACGCCACCATCGAGGGTGAGGTCGCACAGATCAAGCAGACCGCCGGACCGACCGTCTTTCGGATCGTCGACCAGTCAGGGATCGTCGCCTGCGCCGCGTTCGCCGAGGCCGGCGTCCGCGCACACCCCGAGGTGGAACTCGACGACGTGGTGCGGATCAGCGGCACCGTCGAGGAGCACGACGGTGGGGCACAGATCGAGGTCGACGACCTCGACCGGCTCTCGGGCGAGGCCGAAACCGCGGCCCGCGAGCGGATCGAGGCGGCGTTGACGGAGCGCGCGGCCCCGCACGCGGTCGAGCCGTTCGTCGACTGGCCCGCCTTCGAGTCGATCCACGACGAACTGGAGGACGTCGCCCGCCTGCTCCGGCGGACCGTCCTCGAAGGCCGGCCGATCCGCGTCCGCCACCACGCCGACGGCGACGGGATGTGCGCGGCGCTGCCCGTTCAACTCGCGCTGGAGCGTTTCATCGAGCGGACCCACGACGACGACGACGCCTCCCGGCACCTGTTCAAGCGGCTCCCCTCGAAGGCACCCTTCTACGAGATGGAGGACGTCACGCGCGACCTCAACTTCGCGCTCGAAGGCCGCTCCCGGCACGGTCAGAAGCTTCCGCTCCTCCTCATGCTCGACAACGGCTCGACCGAGGAGGACGTGCCGGCGTACCGGAACCTCGCACACTACGACGTCCCCATCGCGGTCGTCGACCACCACCACCCCGACCCCGAGGCGGTCGATCCGTTGCTCGACGCCCACGTCAACCCGTACCTCCACGGCGAGGACTACCGCATCACTACGGGGATGATGTGCGTCGAGCTGGCGCGGATGATCGACCCATCGGTCACGGAGGAACTCCGGCACGTCCCCGCCGTCGCGGGCCTGTCGGATCGCTCGAAGGCCGAGGTGATGGCCGACTACGTGGCGCTCGCCGAGGACGAGGGGTACTCGCGGGAGGACCTCGGAGCGATCGGCGAGGCGCTGGACTACGCCGCCCACTGGCTCCGCTACTCGGACGGCCAGTCGCTCGTCAACGACGTCCTCGACGTCGGCTGCGACGACGACGCACGCCACGAGGAGCTGGTCGCGTTCCTTTCGGAACGAGCCGAACGCGACGTCGACCGCCAGCTTGAGGCGGCCGACCAGCACGTCGAACACGAACGGCTCGCGAACGACGCGCACCTGTACCGGATCGACCTGGACCGCTTCGCCCACCGCTTCACCTACCCCGCACCCGGGAAGACGACCGGCCAGCTCCACGACCGGAAGGTGCAGGAGACGGGCGACCCCGTCATTACCATCGGCTACGGCCCCGACTTCGCCGTTCTCCGCTCCGACGGCGTTCGGCTCGACATCCCGCAGATGGTCGCCGAACTCAACGACGAAGTGGTCGGCGGTGGCGTCTCCGGCGGGGGGCACCTCGTCGTCGGCTCGATCAAGTTCGTCAAGGGGATGCGCGAGGACGTGATCGACTCGCTCGTCGAGAAGATGGCCGACGCCGCCATCGACGACGACCTCTCCTCGACGGCCGCGCTGGACGACTAG
- a CDS encoding Mov34/MPN/PAD-1 family protein: protein MRLFRSSDVIGIAADTLRFALEASRETHPNEYMGFLRGEDARGLGLDRDGTVVTDILVIPGTESNPVSATVQTDMIPNDRRAVGSVHSHPNGVLRPSDADLATFTRGDVHLIIGAPYEPDDWRAFDSDGDPTRLPVLDVDLPDPGEFFDFTEEDLL from the coding sequence ATGCGCCTGTTCCGGTCGAGCGACGTGATCGGGATCGCCGCCGACACCCTCCGGTTCGCGCTCGAAGCCTCCCGCGAGACCCACCCCAACGAGTACATGGGCTTTCTCCGCGGCGAGGACGCGCGCGGCCTCGGGCTCGACCGCGACGGCACCGTCGTCACAGATATCCTCGTCATCCCCGGGACCGAGTCGAACCCCGTGAGCGCGACCGTCCAGACGGACATGATTCCCAACGACCGCCGCGCGGTCGGATCGGTCCACTCACACCCAAACGGCGTGCTCCGCCCGAGCGACGCCGACCTCGCGACGTTCACCCGCGGCGATGTCCACCTCATCATCGGCGCGCCGTACGAACCCGACGACTGGCGAGCGTTCGACAGCGACGGGGATCCCACGCGGTTGCCGGTGCTCGACGTCGACCTCCCCGATCCGGGCGAGTTCTTCGACTTCACCGAGGAGGACCTCCTGTGA